A genomic segment from Dethiosulfovibrio russensis encodes:
- a CDS encoding class II fructose-bisphosphate aldolase — translation MVSKESSYLDRRPLNVRARWGSEDVALVSGRDVFGAMKHKGAIALAANARHPLTVKGILKAAKKLDAAVVIEIAKSETNYCGSNFDSLPEAAVRYSSEIGHGAVFALHVDHYGIKGYDDVIKAVSDLGRIVKNGWTSVAIDASHLPDWENLCATRDVAMHVPPYFGLEVEVGEIKGAGELSTVEEALYFVGGLNSWSVFPDLLAISNGSLHGTYDASKGQAEGIDLKRTKEIAEAIAPYGVSIAQHGISGTAIDKCAEFSKYGINKGNVATLFQNVLFGIKMDQETGNAVIEGDSYVKEPDRGIPMDLWKDLVSWCDGQGYSRKDGNYKKANLPFWERIASLPSERVDMIVEETQWWAERFIKAFNAEGTAEIVKERMSSRENWNPFPDTKVQASRGDFGADKAPNAAKKDGEDYSD, via the coding sequence ATGGTATCCAAAGAGAGCTCGTATCTCGACAGACGTCCTCTAAACGTCAGAGCTAGATGGGGTTCCGAGGACGTGGCATTGGTCAGCGGGCGAGATGTCTTCGGCGCTATGAAGCATAAAGGAGCAATCGCTTTGGCCGCGAACGCTAGACATCCCCTTACGGTAAAAGGGATTCTGAAGGCAGCAAAAAAACTCGATGCCGCGGTCGTGATAGAAATAGCGAAATCGGAGACCAACTATTGTGGAAGTAACTTCGATAGTCTGCCGGAGGCTGCCGTTCGGTACTCATCTGAGATCGGTCACGGAGCGGTCTTTGCCCTTCATGTGGACCACTACGGCATAAAAGGCTACGACGACGTTATTAAGGCGGTCTCCGACCTAGGCAGGATAGTCAAAAACGGTTGGACCTCAGTCGCCATAGACGCCTCCCATCTTCCCGATTGGGAGAATCTCTGTGCTACTAGAGATGTCGCCATGCACGTGCCTCCTTATTTTGGTCTGGAGGTCGAGGTAGGCGAGATAAAAGGAGCGGGGGAACTTTCAACGGTAGAGGAGGCTCTTTACTTCGTGGGCGGATTGAATTCCTGGAGCGTCTTCCCCGATCTTTTGGCCATCTCAAACGGGAGTTTACACGGTACCTACGATGCCTCGAAGGGGCAGGCGGAGGGGATCGATCTCAAGAGGACGAAGGAAATCGCCGAAGCCATAGCCCCCTACGGTGTATCCATAGCTCAACACGGCATATCCGGTACTGCCATAGACAAGTGTGCTGAATTCTCAAAATATGGCATAAACAAGGGTAACGTGGCCACTTTATTCCAAAACGTGCTGTTCGGAATCAAGATGGATCAGGAGACCGGTAACGCCGTAATAGAAGGGGATAGCTATGTGAAAGAGCCGGATCGAGGGATACCGATGGATCTATGGAAAGATCTGGTCTCTTGGTGCGACGGTCAGGGTTACAGTCGTAAGGACGGGAACTATAAAAAAGCCAATCTTCCTTTCTGGGAGCGGATAGCGTCTCTTCCTTCGGAGCGTGTCGATATGATAGTCGAGGAGACCCAATGGTGGGCCGAGAGGTTCATAAAGGCCTTCAACGCGGAGGGGACCGCCGAGATAGTCAAGGAAAGGATGTCTTCCAGGGAAAACTGGAATCCGTTCCCCGATACTAAGGTCCAAGCCTCTCGAGGGGATTTCGGTGCGGACAAAGCTCCCAACGCAGCTAAGAAAGACGGCGAGGACTACTCCGACTAG